AGCAGCGACGTGGCCAGGATCTTGTTGCGCGGGCTGTACAGCAGGTTGGCGCGCGGCACGTGCGTGGCGCAGACCGGCTTGCACTTGCCGCAGCGCAGGCAGTCCTTGACGCTGTCGGCAATGGCGCCGATGTCGCTCTGCTGCATGATGATCGACTCGTGCCCCATCAGCCCGAACGACGGCGTGTAGGCATTGCGCAGGTCGGCGCCGGGCAGCAGCTTTCCCTTGTTGAAGCGGCCCTGCGGGTCCACGCGCTGCTTGTACGCGCGGAATTCGCCAATCTCGTCTTCGGTCAGGAATTCGAGCTTGGTGATGCCGATGCCGTGCTCGCCGGAGATCACGCCGTCCAGCGACCGCGCCAGGTCCATGATGCGGGCCACCGCGCGGTGCGCGTCCTGCAGCATGTCGTAGTCGTCGGAGTTGACCGGGATGTTCGTGTGGACGTTGCCGTCGCCGGCGTGCATGTGCAGCGCCACGAAGACCCGGCCGCGCAGCACCTGCTTGTGGATCTTCTGCGCCTCGTCCAGGATGGGCTTGAACTCGCCGCCGTTGAAGATCTTGCGCAGCTCGGCGCGGATCTCGCTCTTCCAGCTCACGCGGATCGTGCGGTCCTGCATCAGGTGGAACACGGCCGCGTCCGGCTGCACCTGCAGCCGCTGCTCGAAGGCCGGCCCCAGCAGGCCCAGCCCGTGGCCGATCAGCGACGCGCGGGCCGTCTGCAGCGGCGTGTCCAGGTGGTCCTGCAGGTAGCGCCAGCGGGCGCGGATCTCGCGCAGCAGCGTCAGCGCGTGCTGCACGCGGTCTTCCAGCAGCTCGGCGCTGGGAATCTCGTTGGCGTCGTCGCTGCGGCCCAGCGGCAGGTTGCCGCGCGCAAAGAACGCTTCCAGCTCGTCCACGAGCTTGAGCTTGTTCTTGACCGACAGCTCGATGTTGATGCGCTCGATGCCGTCGGTGTACTCGCCCATCCGCGGCAGCGGAATCACCACGTCCTCGTTGATCTTGAACGCGTTGGTGTGGCGGGCGATGGCCGCCGTGCGCGAGCGGTCCAGCCAGAACTTCTTGCGCGCCTCGGGGCTCACGGCAATGAAACCCTCGCCGCTCTTGCCGTTGGCCATGCGGATGACCTCGGACGTGGCGCGCGCCACGGCGTCCTCGTCGTCACCGACGATGTCGCCAATCAGCACCATCTTCGGGAACGCATTGCGCTTGCTCTTGGTGGCGTAGCCCACGGCGCGCAGGTAGCGCTCGTCCAGGTGTTCCAGGCCGGCCAGGATCGCCCCGCCCTCGCGCTTGGACTCGCTGTCCAGGAAGTCCTTGATCTCGACGATGCTCGGAATGGCGTCGCGCGGCTGGCCGAAGAACTCCAGGCAGACCGTGCGGATGTGCTTCGGCATGCGGTGCAGGATCCAGCGCGCGCTCGTGATGATGCCGTCGCAGCCTTCCTTCTGCACGCCGGGCAGGCCCGCCAGGAACTTGTCCGTGACGTCCTTGCCCAGCCCTTCCTTGCGGAACTTGCGGCCCTCGATGGCCAGCGTCTCGGTGCGCAGCACCTTTTCGCCGGGCCGGCGGTTGCCGTCCGACCACGTCAGTTCGAACGTCGCCACGGCCACGTCGTGGATCTTGCCGAGGTTGTGGTCCATCCGCGTGATTTCGAGCCAGTTGCCCTCGGGATCGACCATGCGCCACCACGCCAGGTTGTCCAGCGCCGTGCCCCACAGCACCGCCTTCTTGCCGCCGGCGTTCATCGCCACGTTGCCGCCGATGCACGACGCATCGATCGACGTCGGGTCCACTGCGAACACCAGCCCGGCCTTGTCGGCCGCGTCGGCCACGCGGCGCGTCACCACGCCGGCGCCCGAGTAGATCGTGGCCACCTTGTGGTCGACGCCCGGCAGGTCGGTCATCTCCACGTCGCCCAGCTGTTCCAGCTTCTCGGTGTTGATCACGGCCGAGAACGGCGTCAGCGGCACGGCGCCGCCGGTGTAGCCCGTGCCGCCCCCGCGCGGAATGATCGTCAGGCCCAGTTCGAAGCAGCCCTTGACCAGCCCGGCAATCTCTTCCTCGGTGTCGGGAGTCAGCACCACGAACGGGTATTCCACGCGCCAGTCAGTGGCGTCGGTCACGTGCGACACGCGCGACAGGCCGTCGAACTTGATGTTGTCCTTCTGGGTCACCTTGCCCAGCACGCGCTGGGTGCGCTTGCGCAGCGCGTAGGCATCGGCAAATTCCTGCTGGAACGCCTCGATCGCCTGCTTGGCGAATGCCACCAGCTGCTCCACGCGGTGCGAGCGGTCCTCGGCGGCCGGCTCGGCGTGCTCGGCACGGTCGGCGGCGCGGCGTTTCTCGATCTCGGCCAGGCGGTGGTGCAGCGCGCTCACCAGCATCTGGCGGCGCTTGGGATT
This sequence is a window from Cupriavidus pauculus. Protein-coding genes within it:
- a CDS encoding DUF3683 domain-containing protein — protein: MNAPLVLDAKLAAQDAPPRLREIPYNYTSFSDREIVIRLLGEEAWRILHELRGERRTGRSARMLYEVLGDIWVVRRNPYLQDDLLENPKRRQMLVSALHHRLAEIEKRRAADRAEHAEPAAEDRSHRVEQLVAFAKQAIEAFQQEFADAYALRKRTQRVLGKVTQKDNIKFDGLSRVSHVTDATDWRVEYPFVVLTPDTEEEIAGLVKGCFELGLTIIPRGGGTGYTGGAVPLTPFSAVINTEKLEQLGDVEMTDLPGVDHKVATIYSGAGVVTRRVADAADKAGLVFAVDPTSIDASCIGGNVAMNAGGKKAVLWGTALDNLAWWRMVDPEGNWLEITRMDHNLGKIHDVAVATFELTWSDGNRRPGEKVLRTETLAIEGRKFRKEGLGKDVTDKFLAGLPGVQKEGCDGIITSARWILHRMPKHIRTVCLEFFGQPRDAIPSIVEIKDFLDSESKREGGAILAGLEHLDERYLRAVGYATKSKRNAFPKMVLIGDIVGDDEDAVARATSEVIRMANGKSGEGFIAVSPEARKKFWLDRSRTAAIARHTNAFKINEDVVIPLPRMGEYTDGIERINIELSVKNKLKLVDELEAFFARGNLPLGRSDDANEIPSAELLEDRVQHALTLLREIRARWRYLQDHLDTPLQTARASLIGHGLGLLGPAFEQRLQVQPDAAVFHLMQDRTIRVSWKSEIRAELRKIFNGGEFKPILDEAQKIHKQVLRGRVFVALHMHAGDGNVHTNIPVNSDDYDMLQDAHRAVARIMDLARSLDGVISGEHGIGITKLEFLTEDEIGEFRAYKQRVDPQGRFNKGKLLPGADLRNAYTPSFGLMGHESIIMQQSDIGAIADSVKDCLRCGKCKPVCATHVPRANLLYSPRNKILATSLLVEAFLYEEQTRRGVSIKHWDEFSDVADHCTVCHKCVTPCPVKIDFGDVSMNMRNLLRKMGQKKFNPGAAASMFFLNATNPQTINLARTAMMGVGYKAQRLGNEVLKKFAKKQTQHPPATVGKPPVQEQVIHFINKKMPGNLPKKTARALLDIEDNEIVPIIRDPRLTTPETEAVFYFPGCGSERLFSQVGLATQAMLWHVGVQTVLPPGYLCCGYPQRGAGQYDKAEKMVSDNRVLFHRVANTLNYLDIKTVVVSCGTCYDQLAGYEFDKIFPGCRIIDIHEYLLEKGVKLEGVTGTRYMYHDPCHTPIKTMDPTRLVNDLMGGNQGGGKIEKNDRCCGESGTLAVTRPDVSTQIRFRKEEEMRKGAGKLRADDFNGDVKILTSCPSCLQGLSRYNEDAAVTADYIVVEMARHLLGENWMPEYVAKANAGGIERVLV